The Flavobacteriales bacterium genomic sequence AGGACTTATCAAATACGCAAAAACACAAGGAATTAAAATTATTGAAGCCTACCCAACAATCCCTACACAAGAAAAACTTCCTGACGCTTTTGCGTGGATAGGTTTGTACAGGTCATTTGAAAGAGCAGGGTTTGAAATCGTTGACCGTACATCAAAAAATCGTCCCATGGTTCGTTATTACATTGACAATTAACCTAAAAAATGAAAGAATATTTAATCAAACTCTTTAACTATAACGATTGGGCAAATCGCAAATTGCTTGAAATTATAAAACAACTTCCAGACAAAGAAGATGCAATAAAGTTGTTTAGTCATCTCATTACCTCACAAGATAAATGGCTGAATAGAGTTACACGACAAACAGACGATAATTCTTACCATTGGTTTGGACAAATATTTCCCATAGAGAGTATTGAGAAAAATTGGTTGGAAAGTTTTCAAAAATGGGCTGACACACTGCAATCAGCAAGTGAATCAGATTTGAATAATAACATTGTATTTGTTCGCGTGACCGACAAAAAAGAAATGAAAGTAAAATTGAAAGACATTATTCTTCAATTAAATTATCATTCAATTCATCACAGAGCACAAATAAACAAACTAATCAGTCAGCAAGGTTTGACACCACCACCGACAGACTATATTTTAACTGCAATTGAAGAAGTTTGACTTAAATAAAAAAGGTATGCTGCTAACAATGGCTATACGTAATGCG encodes the following:
- a CDS encoding DinB family protein, encoding MKEYLIKLFNYNDWANRKLLEIIKQLPDKEDAIKLFSHLITSQDKWLNRVTRQTDDNSYHWFGQIFPIESIEKNWLESFQKWADTLQSASESDLNNNIVFVRVTDKKEMKVKLKDIILQLNYHSIHHRAQINKLISQQGLTPPPTDYILTAIEEV